A portion of the Podospora pseudoanserina strain CBS 124.78 chromosome 2, whole genome shotgun sequence genome contains these proteins:
- the CYC2 gene encoding mitochondrial peripheral inner membrane protein (COG:C; COG:H; EggNog:ENOG503P3IW), which yields MSGRLVSSGIRLPKHVAGDGRLNLMKISLSSHAQRQALQRIYTQRSQHRQFHVSPSQAAKSRFDSPKSEKDESRFAAAKSKKNTPKSTPEPNAAQDQEEPRVTRKEVKRERTKILLEQREQRIRELEAQEKERLEQEKQEEERAEQERQELKRLVKEQLGLETENPAKEEKSRSEQSSNVVRNIFFSGVASAGALVLWEMWRFAYSTEPLNDQKFSPFEIVDRQQVSPTAFIVTVKPVVSRLGGLASQWKLAWLETLQHKLAWEGTWAVEIKQPELQVARDYTPLPELDVLSATNDYDTHGRIELFQLLKGLFSPQQSIPTFKFLIRRTEGGEVSSWLSRRKVGDTIELRGPHQSFNVVARAGYKEAEEPKRVVFLAGGTGIAPALQAAGSLFREHGQTLKKMPQFDIIWANRSKEDIKTDNPVIELLEKLKEMSRGKINYVCVVDEERRFITANDIVAKTQITPPRKSWFWNSSKAESTPSKEDVNCYYHSSKHLITSAGEDYEKVDGENPRRQCACPVGRPSFKNLLMVSGPEGFNNYFAGPKYWADGKERQGPVGGVIGELAKKYPSLASDWLVLKL from the coding sequence ATGTCTGGAAGACTCGTCTCATCGGGCATACGCCTGCCAAAACACGTTGCTGGAGATGGGAGACTCAACCTCATGAAGATCTCGCTCTCATCACATGCTCAGCGACAGGCATTACAAAGAATATACACGCAAAGGTCCCAGCATCGCCAATTTCATGTCTCACCTTCTCAGGCAGCAAAATCTAGATTTGACTCCCCCAAGTCGGAGAAAGATGAATCCAGATTCGCCGCTGCCAAATCGAAGAAAAATACTCCAAAATCAACCCCAGAGCCAAACGCAGCCCAAGACCAGGAGGAGCCACGCGTCACCAGGAAGGAGGTGAAGCGAGAGCGAACGAAAATACTCCTAGAACAACGGGAACAAAGAATCCGAGAGCTAGAAGcacaagagaaagaaagactAGAACAGGAAaaacaagaggaagagagagcgGAACAGGAGAGGCAAGAGCTCAAACGACTGGTCAAGGAACAACTAGGCCTAGAAACAGAAAACCCAGcaaaagaggagaagagccGGTCAGAGCAGAGTTCGAATGTCGTCCGCaacattttcttttccgGAGTTGCCTCGGCCGGTGCCCTCGTCTTATGGGAGATGTGGAGGTTTGCTTACAGCACCGAGCCACTCAACGACCAGAAGTTTTCACCATTTGAGATTGTTGACCGGCAACAAGTGTCCCCTACGGCCTTTATCGTCACCGTCAAGCCGGTTGTATCACGCCTGGGCGGTCTCGCCAGCCAGTGGAAGCTGGCATGGCTCGAGACACTCCAGCACAAACTTGCGTGGGAGGGTACCTGGGCTGTTGAGATCAAACAGCCCGAACTCCAAGTCGCGCGGGATTACACCCCCTTGCCGGAGCTGGATGTGCTTAGTGCTACAAACGATTACGACACTCACGGCCGTATCGAACTCTTCCAGCTGCTCAAGGGTCTCTTCTCCCCACAACAATCCATCCCCACGTTCAAGTTCCTGATCAGGAGAACAGAAGGCGGGGAGGTGAGCAGCTGGCTAAGCCGTAGAAAAGTGGGGGACACCATTGAACTACGCGGACCACACCAGAGCTTCAATGTCGTCGCCCGGGCGGGGTACAAGGAAGCGGAAGAGCCCAAAAGGGTCGTGTTTCTCGCCGGCGGAACAGGCATAGCACCAGCCCTCCAAGCAGCCGGGAGCCTCTTCCGGGAACACGGACAAACCTTGAAGAAAATGCCCCAATTCGACATTATATGGGCCAACCGGTCAAAAGAGGACATCAAGACCGACAACCCTGTcattgagcttctcgagaaaCTGAAGGAAATGTCTCGGGGGAAGATCAACTATGTTTGCgttgtggatgaggagaggagatTCATCACCGCGAATGATATCGTCGCCAAGACGCAAATCACACCGCCGCGAAAGTCATGGTTTTGGAATTCTTCAAAGGCCGAATCAACCCCGTCAAAAGAAGACGTCAACTGCTACTACCACTCCTCAAAACACCTGATCACTTCTGCGGGTGAGGACTATgagaaggttgatggggagaacCCACGACGGCAGTGCGCCTGCCCTGTTGGAAGGCCGAGCTTTAAGAATCTGCTTATGGTGTCTGGGCCCGAGGGTTTCAACAATTACTTTGCTGGACCAAAGTATTGGGCTGACGGCAAGGAGAGGCAGGGCCCGGTTGGGGGTGTTATTGGGGAGTTGGCGAAGAAGTACCCAAGTTTGGCGAGCGATTGGCTTGTGTTGAAGTTGTAA
- the NEO1 gene encoding putative aminophospholipid-translocase (BUSCO:EOG09260AZM; EggNog:ENOG503NU8S; COG:P), which produces MPPPSQYHPSAPPDSPDDSDSELDLDIEELDPTPASGSSQASQQPKQTERRAPRIALRTLRMGGLRRGANRNGYGELGRSRAAGEEDAEALLRDDDGNNPRYSDASTGGRDDAPLLSEHGGGSGPRRRRRSFAADTLRVGRLRLPSFMSGTDADHGKDNQEEEEKEEDDPSSSRLVAVGSRQVIRFPPNSISNAKYTAWSFLPVTLYNEFSFFFNMYFLLVALSQIIPALRIGYLSTYIAPLAFVLVITLGKEAYDDLERRRRDNEANSELYTVLQFDEPGVGSANLRSRKTLKSSHVRKGSKRAIPQGDRLSDIREEEEQMEADGSHRFASSHVHEISKKSKDLKVGDVLKLSKGHRVPADVIVLKCLSNEAAAHQGEPETLLPKEESLLVDHLVDPGQGSSKDVESAAGGAAEGSSNGETFIRTDQLDGETDWKLRLASPLSQNLPIEELVRLRVTAGKPDRKVNEFTGTLELLPTRQDAVSTNAFASSDEQAKAAPLSIDNTAWANTVIASHATTLAVVIYSGPQTRSALSTSPSRSKTGLLEYEINSLTKILCFLTLALSIILVAAEGFGNTKTDVWYIKIMKFLVLFSTIVPISLRVNLDMGKSVYSWFIQRDPGIPGAVVRTSTIPEDLGRIEYLLSDKTGTLTQNDMEMKKIHVGTVSYANDAMDEVAGYVRQGFTLGATNLSQVSNPPLATPSSSSAAGVGAGATRQRREIGSRVRDVVMALALCHNVTPTTEEDERTGRMVNSYQASSPDEIAIVKWTESVGLRLAYRDRRSIVLESTETGRVVVKVRILDIFPFTSEGKRMGIVVRFAERLNETGDGDGEIWFYQKGADTVMTGIVAANDWLDEETANMAREGLRTLVVGRKRLSNAEYREFEQEYKRAALAISGREAGVQGVVGRYLEHDLELLGVTGVEDKLQRDVKPSLELLRNAGIKIWMLTGDKVETARCVGVSSKLVARGQYIHTVEKLRRKDSAQEHIDFLRSKPDSCLLIDGESLGLFLTHYRTEFISVAVKLPTVVACRCSPTQKAEVARLIKEYTKKRVCCIGDGGNDVSMIQAADVGVGIVGKEGRQASLAADFSIEQFCHLTKLLVWHGRNSYKRSAKLAQFVIHRGLIIAVCQTMFSIAVDFEPLGLYKDWLMVGYATIYTAAPVLSLVLDKDVDEELANLYPELYKELTEGRSLSYRTFFVWVFVSIYQGCLIQGLSQVLTEVDSPRMVAVSYTVLVLNELLMVAVEITTWHWVMVVSIVGTFLVFVGSVPFLGGYFDLGFLMEVGFYWRVAAILAMSLIPTWAAKVIQRTMKPPSYRKVQGI; this is translated from the exons ATGCCTCCCCCAAGCCAGTACCACCCGTCTGCTCCGCCAGACTCGCCGGACGACTCGGACTCCGAACTAGATCTCGATATCGAAGAACTCGACCCGACTCCCGCCTCTGGCTCCTCGCAGGCCAGTCAGCAGCCAAAACAAACCGAACGACGAGCTCCGAGGATAGCTTTGCGTACGCTTCGTATGGGTGGCCTACGTCGAGGGGCTAACCGGAATGGATACGGCGAGCTGGGACGCAGCCGGGCcgcaggcgaggaagacgccGAGGCGCTTCTGAGGGACGATGATGGAAACAACCCACGCTACTCCGATGCTAGCACGGGCGGGAGAGACGATGCCCCGCTGCTCAGCGAGCACGGCGGTGGTTCAGGCCCgcggcggcgacgacgatCTTTTGCTGCCGACACCCTTCGGGTTGGGAGACTCCGGCTGCCTAGTTTCATGTCGGGAACAGACGCAGATCATGGCAAGGACaaccaagaggaagaggaaaaagaagaggacgaccCATCGTCATCCAGACTGGTGGCTGTTGGCTCACGACAGGTAATACGGTTCCCACCAAACTCGATATCAAACGCCAAGTACACAGCGTGGAGCTTTTTGCCAGTGACGCTGTACAACGagttctccttcttcttcaacatgtACTTTTTGTTGGTGGCCTTGTCGCAGATCATTCCGGCGCTGAGAATCGGTTATCTTTCCACGTACATTGCGCCATTAGCGTTTGTTTTGGTGATCACTCTGGGGAAGGAAGCCTATGATGATCtcgagaggaggaggagagacaATGAGGCCAACTCTGAATTGTATACGGTACTGCAGTTCGATGAACCAGGAGTGGGTAGCGCGAATCTTCGGTCAAGGAAGACACTCAAATCATCTCACGTACGAAAAGGTTCAAAACGTGCTATTCCACAAGGGGACAGACTGTCGGATAtcagagaggaagaagagcaaaTGGAGGCTGACGGCTCACACCGCTTCGCTTCGTCTCATGTTCATGAAATCAGCAAAAAGTCAAAGGATCTCAAGGTGGGCGATGTCCTGAAGCTCAGCAAGGGGCATCGTGTACCGGCCGATGTCATTGTTCTAAAGTGTCTTTCAAACGAAGCCGCGGCCCACCAAGGAGAGCCGGAAACACTACTACCGAAAGAAGAGTCGCTACTGGTCGATCACCTTGTTGATCCTGGGCAGGGCAGCTCAAAGGATGTCGAGTCCGCTGCCGGAGGAGCTGCTGAGGGAAGCTCAAACGGAGAAACCTTTATCAGAACAGACCAGCTCGACGGTGAAACTGACTGGAAATTACGTCTTGCCTCTCCCCTCTCGCAAAACCTACCAATCGAGGAGCTTGTTCGCCTTCGCGTCACCGCCGGCAAGCCAGACAGAAAGGTCAACGAGTTCACCGGCACCTTGGAGCTGCTGCCCACACGGCAGGATGCTGTGAGTACCAACGCCTTTGCCAGCAGCGATGAGCAAGCCAAAGCAGCTCCCCTCTCCATCGACAACACCGCCTGGGCCAACACGGTCATTGCCTCACACGCCACCACCTTGGCGGTGGTAATCTACAGCGGTCCGCAAACCCGCTCCGCCCtgtcaacctcgccctcccgcTCGAAGACTGGCCTTCTCGAATACGAAATCAACTCGCTTACCAAAATCCTCTgcttcctcaccctcgccctgTCCATCATCCTGGTCGCGGCGGAAGGCTTCGGCAACACAAAGACTGACGTGTGGTACATCAAGATTATGAAGTTTCTGGTCCTGTTCTCGACCATCGTGCCGATTTCCCTCCGTGTCAATCTCGACATGGGAAAATCGGTTTATTCATGGTTTATCCAGCGGGACCCCGGGATCCCGGgcgcggtggtgaggacgtCGACGATACCGGAGGACTTGGGGAGGATCGAGTACCTCCTCAGCGACAAGACGGGGACATTGACGCAAAACGAcatggagatgaagaagattcATGTCGGGACGGTGTCGTATGCTAATGATGCGATGGACGAGGTGGCGGGGTATGTGAGGCAGGGATTTACTCTTGGTGCTACGAATCTGAGCCAGGTGTCCAATCCGCCTTTGGCCACGCCGTCGAGCTCGAGCGCtgcgggggtgggggctGGGGCTacgaggcagaggagggagattgggtcgagggtgagggatgtggtgatggcgctGGCGCTGTGTCATAACGTTACGCCTACtacggaggaggatgagaggacggggaggatggttAATTCTTATCAGGCGAGCAGTCCGGATGAGATTGCGATTGTGAAGTGGACTGAGTCGGTTGGGCTGAGGTTGGCGTATCGGGACAGGAGGAGTATTGTTTTGGAGAGTACtgagacggggagggtggtggtgaaggtgaggaTATTGGACATTTTCCCTTTTACGAGcgaggggaagaggatggggattgTGGTTAGGTTTGCCGAGAGGTTGAATGAGAcaggggatggggatggggagattTGGTTTTATCAAAAGGGGGCGGATACGGTCATGACGGGGATTGTGGCGGCGAATGAttggttggatgaggagactGCGAATATGGCTAGGGAGGGGCTGAGGACGCTGGTagtggggaggaagaggttgagtAATGCGGAGTACAGGGAGTTTGAGCAGGAGTATAAGAGGGCGGCTTTGGCGATTAGTGGACGGGAGGCCGGGGtgcagggggtggtgggccGGTATCTGGAGCATGATTTGGAGTTGCTCGGGGTcacgggggtggaggataaGCTGCAGAGGGATGTGAAGCCTAGTTTAGAGCTGTTGAGGAACGCGGGGATCAAGATTTGGATGCTGACGGGGGACAAGGTTGAGACGGCgaggtgtgtgggtgtgagCAGTAAGCTGGTGGCGAGGGGGCAGTATATACATACTGtggagaagttgaggaggaaggacAGCGCGCAGGAGCATATTGACTTTTTGAGGAGCAAGCCGGACAGCTGCTTGCTGATTGATGGGGagagtttggggttgtttttgaCGCATTATCGGACCGAGTTTATCAGTGTGGCGGTGAAGTTGCCGACGGTTGTTGCTTGTCGGTGCTCGCCGACGCAAAAGGCGGAGGTGGCGAGGCTGATCAAGGAGTATACCAAGAAGAGGGTGTGCTGTATCGGGGATGGAGGGAATGATGTTAGTATGATTCAGGCGGCGGATGTAGGGGTTGGTATCGTTGGCAAGGAAGGACGACAGGCCAGTCTTGCGGCTGATTTCAGCATCGAGCAGTTTTGTCACTTGACCAAGCTGCTGGTGTGGCACGGGAGGAACTCGTACAAACGAAGCGCCAAGTTGGCCCAGTTTGTGATCCACAGAGGGTTGATCATTGCGGTGTGCCAGACAATGTTTAGCATCGCGGTCGACTTTGAGCCGTTGGGGTTGTACAAAGACTGGTTGATGGTCGGGTACGCCACCATCTACACGGCGGCACCGGTGCTAAGTCTTGTCCTGGACAAGGATgtggacgaggagctggcgaACCTGTATCCGGAGCTGTACAAAGAATTGACCGAGGGCAGGAGCTTGAGCTACCGGACCTTTTTTGTGTGGGTGTTTGTGTCGATTTACCAGGGGTGTCTGATTCAGGGGTTGAGCCAGGTCTTGACCGAGGTGGACAGCCcgaggatggtggcggtTAGTTATACCGTGCTGGTGCTGAACGagctgttgatggtggcggtggagattACGACGTGGCattgggtgatggtggtgtcgatTGTGGGCACgtttttggtgtttgtgggAAGTGTGCCGTTTTTGGGAGGGTATTTTGATTTGGGGTTTTTGATGGAGGT GGGCTTTTACTGGAGAGTTGCGGCGATCCTGGCCATGAGCTTGATCCCAACTTGGGCGGCAAAGGTGATTCAACGGACTATGAAGCCGCCTTCTTACAGAAAGGTTCAGGGGATTTGA